In Fusarium oxysporum Fo47 chromosome VII, complete sequence, the following proteins share a genomic window:
- a CDS encoding gag protein — protein sequence MSAKHAERTISYASPEDWDSWSNEFKKLAHAYDLWQYIDPTDRIRWPQRPELPEIRDYPRQADPDDPDSGTMTPGSDYVPPRRIGELTSEGRAEYEHDIRIYSLKETAYRETKKQEQKLVEFVLKTVSATYQKTSCVTGDRLDKWYQELRRSGVVYNERLRPEARDKYHKAVHTAPKINKLNEWVTEWETTMAEAISKKVPDALDAQCWAEDLNRAMYHVLPSWASTFRQHRRPQILNNSLNYREVAADIRYEAKMANASGRPSGIKRGAFAATYGAASRNDRPAVTDRDNDTIEVQGDASDWATDETSYAHRDTRGQGRGRRARGGGRGVSTKRKRAETTVNPNPDGPTCRGCLGFHDWKGCWYLFPAQKAEGWEPNQSIQRLINDRLKNDIGLVEEVKRLSKSRDRTTQDE from the coding sequence ATGTCGGCCAAACACGCCGAGAGGACCATTAGCTACGCGTCTCCGGAGGATTGGGACTCCTGGTCCAACGAATTCAAGAAACTGGCGCACGCCTACGACCTATGGCAGTATATTGATCCGACCGATCGTATCCGATGGCCTCAGCGACCAGAACTTCCAGAAATCCGAGACTACCCCAGACAAGCAGATCCGGACGATCCCGATAGTGGCACAATGACGCCCGGCTCAGATTACGTACCGCCCCGGCGAATCGGAGAGTTGACGTCTGAAGGAAGAGCGGAATACGAGCATGATATCAGGATCTACTCTCTGAAAGAAACGGCGTATAGAGAGACGAAGAAACAAGAGCAGAAGCTGGTCGAGTTTGTCCTCAAGACGGTCTCGGCCACGTATCAGAAAACATCCTGCGTCACGGGAGACCGATTGGACAAGTGGTATCAGGAGCTACGAAGATCTGGAGTGGTATACAACGAACGCCTTCGACCCGAAGCGCGCGACAAGTACCACAAAGCCGTACATACAGCCCCGAagatcaacaaactcaacGAGTGGGTAACGGAGTGGGAGACGACCATGGCCGAAGCGATCAGCAAGAAAGTCCCTGATGCTCTCGATGCGCAATGCTGGGCGGAAGACCTGAACCGAGCAATGTATCACGTCCTCCCCAGCTGGGCATCTACTTTCCGACAACACCGACGCCCTCAAATCCTCAATAATTCCCTCAACTATCGAGAAGTCGCTGCCGACATTCGATACGAAGCCAAAATGGCCAACGCTAGCGGAAGGCCGTCAGGAATCAAGAGAGGCGCATTCGCAGCCACATACGGCGCTGCATCCAGGAACGACAGACCTGCAGTCACAGACCGCGATAATGACACTATTGAAGTCCAAGGAGACGCCTCAGATTGGGCGACGGACGAAACATCCTATGCACATCGAGATACGCGAGGCCAAGGCCGTGGGCGTAGAGCACGAGGCGGCGGAAGAGGAGTATCAACAAAACGAAAACGAGCAGAGACGACCGTCAATCCGAACCCGGATGGCCCTACCTGTCGAGGATGTTTAGGTTTCCATGACTGGAAAGGCTGCTGGTACTTATTCCCAGCCCAGAAAGCCGAAGGATGGGAGCCCAACCAATCGATACAACGATTAATAAATGACCGTCTCAAGAACGATATTGGTTTGGTGGAGGAAGTCAAACGATTGTCCAAAAGTCGAGACAGAACCACTCAGGACGAGTGA